AGTGACCATCTCACCCGATACCGGATCAAGCGGAATCTGGCCGGAACAGAACAGCAGCCCGCCTGCCACAACAGCCTGAGAATACGGCCCGATCGCTGCCGGAGCTTTGTCAGTTGCTATACTTTTCATATCTTTCCCCAATCCAAGGAGTGAAAACTTTTTCGTACAGATTGAGGCAAGCAAGGAATGACGCGGAGGCGTACTGATGCAGTACGTCGCACAAGGCATTCCGCAGCTTGACGCGATATGAACGGAAAAGGATCACTCCTAACTTTTTACCCGCTCCACCTTCATAACCCCCTTCACCTTCATCAGCGAATTCACAACCTTATTCAGGTGGGTCAGGTCGGTCACGTTTAACTCAAAGATATTCTCACCACGCTTGTCAACGGTACTCTTGATCTGGGCACTGACAATATTGGCTTCGGCATTGGTGATTGCCAGCGTCATGTTAGCCAGAATCCCTTTTTCATCCATACAGAAGACCCGCAACCTGACCGGCAGCGCGGCACTCTTGCCCTTGGCCCAGGTCACATCAATCCGCCGTTCCGGATCACTCTCGGCAACAAAGGGGCAGTCGGCGGTATGGATGGTAACCCCCTGGCCGCGGGTGATGAACCCGACGATCTCATCACCGGGCAACGGGTTACAGCATTTGGCATAGCGGATCATGATATCCTCCATGCCGCCGACCTCAACAGCGCTGGAGGAACGGCCCTTCAACTTATTGATGACACTGGTTATGCGCGATTCTTTCTGGTCCTGACGGGCCTGCAGCCGCTCTTCAGGGATCAGCTTGCTGATCACCTGTCCAGCTGAAACCTTGCCGTATCCCATGGCTGCCAGCAGATCATCTTCACTGTTATACCCATACTCATTGGCAATTTTTCTGAGTTCGCCACCCTTGATTACCTTTTGAAGATTCAGGGAATATTTGCGAAACTCTTTTTCACAGAGCTCACGCCCCAGCACGATACTACGCTTGCGCTCCTCAATCTTGATCCAGGCCCGGATCTTGTTACGGGCCCGGGAGGAACGGACGATCTTGAGCCAGTCCTTGCTGGGTGTGTGGTGGGGAGAGGTGATTACCTCGACAATATCGCCGTTCTGCAGCTCATGCTTGAGCGGCACCAGCTTGCCGTTGACCTTTGCCCCCACGCAACGATGCCCCACATCGGTATGCACGGCATAGGCAAAGTCAATCGGGGTGGACCCCTTGGGGAAGCCCTTCACATCCCCCTTGGGAGTGAAGACATAGACCTCTTCAGGAAACAGTTCAACCTTGACCGAATCCATAAACTCCCGGGAGTCCTGCAACTCCTGCTGCCATTCCAACAACTGGCGCAGCCAGGCAAAGCGTTTGACCTCTTTTTCGTCATACCCCTTGCCTTCCTTGTACTTCCAGTGGGCCGCAATCCCAGCCTCAGCCACCCGGTGCATCTCATGGGTGCGGATCTGCACCTCCATCCGGTCACCATGAGGGCCGATCACGGTGGTATGCAGCGACTGGTACATATTCCCCTTGGGCATGGCAATATAGTCTTTAAACCGTCCGGGAATCGGCCGCCAGGAGGAATGAATCAGCCCCAGCACCTCATAGCAGCTCTTGATATCATCCACCAGAATCCGCAGGGCAGTCAGGTCATAAATCTCCTCAAAATCAACCTTGCGTTTTTCCATCTTGCGGTAGATTGAATAGAGGTGCTTGCTGCGACCCGAGACCTCACCCACAATCTGGTGTTCGACAAGTTTCTGCCGGATGGCCTCCTGAATCTCATGGATGAATGATTCCCGCTCCTGCTTCTTGCGCTGGATCTTGGTTGCCAGGTCAAAATAGACATCCGGTTGCAGATAGCGGAACGACAGATCCTCAAGTTCGGTCTTGATCCAGGAAATCCCCAATCGGTGAGCGATCGGCGCATAGATATCCATGGTCTCGCGGGAGATGGAGCGCTGTTTGGTATCAGGCTGAAACTGCAGGGTCCGCATGTTATGCAGCCGGTCGGCCAGCTTTACCAGGATCACCCTGATGTCATTGGCCATGGCGATCAGCATCTTGCGGAAGTTCTCTGCCTGATTCTCTTCCTTGGTCTTGAAATGGATCTTGCTGATCTTGGTCACCCCGTCAACCAGTTCAGCGACTTCCTTGCCGAACATCTCGGCCAGTTCTTCCGAGGTGGTCAGGGTATCCTCAATGGTATCATGGAGAAAACCGGTCACAATGCTGGGAACATCCAGCTTCAAACCGGCAAGGAGTCCGGCAACTTCAAGGGGATGGATAATATACGGCTCACCGGAAAGGCGGGTCTGGCCCTGATGCACCTTGGCACAGTACACGTAGGCCTTCCTGATCAGATTCAGATCAGCAGACGGGTTATAGGTTACAACCGTATCAAGGATATCGTTCAGGCGTATCATGCAGGGGTATGTGCTATCGAATGACCAGCGTCACAGACACCGGGGGAAGGCGCAAAAATGGAGGCACTACCAAGCGGCAGGCCTCCAGAGTTGATCCAGTCATGCAGAACGCTTGCTGCTCAGTTCAGCCGACAGCTTACCGGCAGCGATTTCACGCAGCGAGGTAACCACATGGCGGTTGTTCTTGGGGTCAATCAGCGGCTTAGCTCCCTTGTAGAGCTGCTTGACCCGTTTGGAGGCCATCATGACCAGCATGAAGCGGTTATCTACTTTTTCAAGACAATCTTCAACAGTAACCCGTGCCATCGTCTCTATCTCCTTTTGTCCACAAACAAAATAATGGAGCGGTGATTATACCTATAGCTGCTCAAAGATCAAACATTTTCGACACCTGCCCCAACATACGTGCCGTGGTATGGCGTGCGGCAGTCACCAGTGACGCCAGCGCCTCGTGGGCCTCATCAAGCCGGTCGTTTACCACGATGTAGTCATACCAGCGTGCCTCACGGATCTCCTCGGTTGCCCGCTCGATCCGGCGCTCGATCACCTCCCGTGCATCAGACGAACGGGATTCAAGCCGGCGCCGCAGCTCTGCCATGCTGGGGGGCAAGACAAAGACAAACAGGCCGTTAATACCCCGGTCCTTGAGGATACGCGCACCCTGGCAGTCAATATCAAGCAGGATATCAATGCCGTCAATCCTGGCCTGTTCCAGTGTCGCAATGGCGGTGCCGTAAAAATTACCATGCACCTCGGCCCACTCGGCAAAACCGTTTTCAGCAATCATCTGCTTGAAACGCTCAATCGAGACAAAATGGTAATCAACCCCATCCTGTTCCCCCGGCCTGGGCTGCCGGGTCGTATAACTGACCGACTCTTTCAGTGCAGGAAAGCGGCTGACCAGACCGTTGCAGAGTGTTGTCTTGCCGGCCCCGGACGGTGCTGAAATAACGATTAGAAGCCCTTCTTGCTGCATATCTCCCCCACAGCTAAGGAACGATGATTTTTTTGTTCTGAGTGCGGCAGTTAAGAAATGGCGCGGAGGCGTACCACCAGTACGTTGACAAGCCATTTTGAAAACTGACGTGCTCAGAGCAAAAAAAGACCGTTCCTATTCGATGTTCTGGACCTGTTCCCGCATCTTCTCCAACTCCGCCTTCATCTGCACCACCAGCGAAGTAATGGCGGAATCATTCGCCTTTGAACCAATGGTATTGACTTCACGGTTGATCTCCTGCATCAGGAAGTCCAGCTTGCGCCCGACCGGCTCCTTCAGCAGCAGGGTTTCGTCGAACTGGATGAAGTGACTCTCCAGACGCACCAGTTCTTCCGTAATATCACAACGGTCAGCCAGCAGGGCAACCTCCTGGGCCAGACGCTGCGGATCAAGTTCTGTCCCGCCCAGCAACTTCTCCAGCCGCTGCTGCAGCTTCTGCTGATACTCTTCAACCACCCGGGGGGCACGTTCCCGCACCTGGGCAACCAGGGTTGCCAGCTCAGTACGCCGCGCTTTCAGGTCAGCCTGCAGTGCCTCGCCTTCGCGCAGTCGCATCCCGTCCAGACCGGCAAGGGCCTGTACCACGGCCTGCAGCACCAGCGGCAACAGATCCCCCTGGTCTTCACTGGTCTGCTCCTGCAGCACATTGCGTTGAGCCAGTATCAAAGACAGCGGAATCTCTGCCGACACATGCAACTCATGGGCAAGCTCCTGAAAGGCCTGATGATATCCCCTGGCAACAGCGTGATTCAACGGCGGCACCACCACCTCACCCGCAGCAGGCTCCCACTGCACAAACAGATCGGCCTTACCACGCTTGACCAGGCCGCCGACCGCCTTACGCACCTCATGTTCATAGGCCAGAAAACTGCGCGGCATCTTGACCGACACCTCTCCATAGCGGTTATTGACGGTCTTTATCTCAACCAGACAACGGCCCTGAGGATCCGCTGACTCGCCCTTGCCATACCCGGTCATGCTCTTGATCATGCCTGCCTCCTCATCGTTCATACCTACTCATATACTTCAGCTGACCCGCTGCTGTCCATAGCGAGAACACAAGCAGTAACGATCGGCAGATTCCGGCAACTGCCTATTGACAACATACAAGATCAATGTGCAAAGTCACAGAAAAGATAAAAACCGGATACATTCCATGGGGATCAAATTTCGATTCCAGTTCAGAAATGCCCGCAGAGAGCCGCCAAAGAGAGCACTTTGACCGTGCATTGAGATAACGAGTGAAACCATATGAGCCATACCGCACACATTCGCAGCCGGATACTGATTCCGTTGTCACTTACCTTTCTGGTACTGCTCTGCGGTTTCCTTTACAGTGCCTTTGCCATCCGGGGATCCGGGATCACGCATGAGCTGGAACGGGAACATGGTGAAACCATTTCCATCTTCAAGGAAATGCTGGCATCCAGGATCAGACTGATGACGGCCTCTGCCGAGGTCATTCTCAACGACCCGGCCACCCAACGGGCCATGCGCAGCCGGAACCGCTCCGCCCTCTACGCTGCTGCACTGCCCTACCTGCGCAAACTGTCAGCAAACGATGTCTCCCATTTCTACTTTCATACCCCGGATGCCAAGAGTTTCTTGCGGGTTCACCAACCTGACCGCTATGGGGATCTGATCAGCCGCGATTCCATGCAACGTGCACTGAAAACCGGTACTGCTACCGACGCCCTGGAGATGGGCCCCTTCGGCACCCTGACCCTGCGCCTGGTCATCCCCTGGGAGGACCAAAGCGGCCGGATCGGATTCCTGGAGCTTGGCACAGAAGTAAATGAAATTCTTGACGACCTTTCAATCATCAACAACATTGACTATCTGGTCGTACTCAACAAAACGTTGCTTGACAAAAAGGCCATGGCTACAGGCTATGCCTGGGTGGGAAGAAGGATTGACTGGGATAAATACCCGGAAAAAGTCATCATTGCCCAGTCGATTCCAAGCATTCCACCGGCATTGGATCACTTGCTTTCAGAGGAAACAAAGAAGTTTTCCCGCAACAAGGCCTGGAACAGCGCAGCGCTTGACAACAGACATTACGCCTTCAAAACCTTTCCCTTTCACGAATCAAGCGGCCGCGAGATCGGAAATTTCGTTCTGTTATACGACATCACCAATCAGACCCGAAGTTTTCACCACTTTATCGTCTATTCACTCTGTTTCAGCTGCGGCATATCAATCTTCCTGTTCATGTTTGCCTGGAAGATCCTGGGGCGTGTTGAACAAACCATTGAAGAGACCCAACAGCAGCTGTCACAGGAAGTGGTCAAGACCTCTGAAGCAAATGCCCTGCTTGAATCCGAGGTTGCCGAGCGTCAAAAAGCGGAGGAGGCGCTGGTCCATCTGAATGCACACCTGGAAGAACGGATTGCGGAGCGGACCGTACACCTTGAAACCGCAACCAGAGAACTTGAGCAGGGACGGCATGAGCTGGAAAAGGCCTATGCAGAGCTAACCTCGCGACAGGCGATTATCCTGCATCAGGACAAAATGGCCAGTATCGGTCTTCTGGCTGCCGGGGTTGCCCATGACATCAACAATCCGATCGGTTTTGTAACCAACAACCTGGAAGAACTCCGTATCTACCTGACCCGGCTCCAGGCATTTATTGAAGAGCAGCAGGCCATCATTCAGGCCTCGGCCCCTCCCGAAGAACTGAAAAAATTACACGAAGACTGGAATCAGTTGGGAATTGAGTACATTCTTGATGATTTTGGAGCGTTGATTGCAGAGTCTCTGGAAGGGGCAGGACGGGTCAGCGACATTGTCAAAAACCTGCGCAACTTCTCCCGTGTCGATGATTTTGCCTTCAAGCTGGCTGATATCAATGAGTGTCTGGAAAGTTCCATCAAGATCACCCAGCATGAACTGCGACATAAAGCGCAGGTACATCGGCAGTTTGGCGAGATTCCAAAGATTTTCTGCTGCCCGCAGCAGCTGAACCAGGCCTTCATGAATCTGCTGGTCAATGCGGCCCATGCCATTGACAAGCATGGTGAGGTCACGCTCAAAAGCTGGTCTGACTCTGACGGGGTGCATATCTCCATCGCTGACACCGGATGCGGCATTCCGGACGAACTGCTACCAAAGATATTTGAACCGTTTTTTACCACCAAGGAAGCCGGCAAAGGGACCGGCCTGGGGCTCAGCATTGTTGCTGATATCATCAAGCTGCACCAGGGTGAGATCAACGTGCAAAGCCGACCGGGTCAAGGAACAACCTTTACCATTACACTGCCAGTAAAATCCGAGGTTGGCGATGCCTGACACGCTGCGACTACTTTGCGTTGACGACGAGGAGCATATCCTTAAAACACTGGCGCGGTTCTGTCATAATGAAGGGATTACCCTGCTGACTGCCGGTTCAGCCGCAGAGGCCCTGTCCATACTGGAACGGGAACCGGTCATGATTGTCATCTCCGACTACCAGATGCCGGAAAAAAACGGACTTGACTTTTTGAGCGAAGTCCGTAGCAAATGGCCGCAGATCGTCAGGATCATGTTGTCCGGTTTTATCGAGCCAAGCGCGGTCAGCCAGGCTCTGCAACAGGGTGAAATCTTCGGTTTTCTCCCCAAACCCTGGCAACGCAACGACCTGAAGAACCTGATTCAGACTGCAGCCGCCCAGTACAGGGCCGGCACTACCACAGAAAGAACTGCCAGATGACGGTAGCTACCCGTATCCTGTTTGTCGATGACGAACCTGCCTATTGCCGTATTTTCAGCAAACGGATCGGTGCTGATCCCCGCTTTCGGGTTGAGACCGCCGGGAGTGGCGCTGAAGCCCTGGAACGCCTGCAGCACTCTCCGGCTGACATTGTCATTACCGACCTGAGCATGCCGCTCATGGACGGCATCGAGCTCTTGAGCGAAATCAAGAGCCTGTACCCCCAGATCTTTATCCTGATCCTGACCAGTGATGACAGCACCTCACAGGTCGTCAAGGCGATGAAGGCCGGGGCCTATGACTACCTGTTGAAGCCCTTTGATTTTGAGATGGTAGAGCGGTCGATTGCGACCATACTGTCACACAAGGCCGCCGTACAGGCCGGTCTCTGCCCGGAATGCCTGAGTGGAGAGCAGTACTGCTTTGAAAACCTGATCGGCCAGGACCGCAAGATGTTTGAGATCTATGAGATGATCAGCCAGGTTGCCCAGACCAGCGCCACCGTACTGATTACCGGTGAAAGCGGTACCGGCAAAGAGCTGATTGCCTCAGCTATCCATGCCAAAAGCACCCGCAAAGACAAGCCGTTTATCCAGATCAACTGTGCTGCACTGACAGAGGGACTGATCAGCAGCGAACTTTTTGGCCATGAAAAAGGTGCCTTTACCGGCGCCGTGGCCAGAAAAAAAGGCCTGTTTGAACAGGCCTCCGGCGGCACGTTGTTTCTGGACGAGATCGGCGACATCTCCCCCACCACCCAGGTTTCGCTGCTGCGCATTCTGGAGCTGGGCACCTTTCAGCGTGTTGGCGGCACTGAGACCATCAAGGCGGATGTACGCCTGATCTGTGCCACCAACCGGGACCTGGCCGCTGCCGCCCGGGAAAAACAGTTTCGAGAAGACCTGTATTACCGTCTTAACGTGGTCTCCCTGCAGGCACCTCCCCTGCGGGACCGCAGATCCGACATTCCCCTGCTGGTGCGCTATTTCCTGGAGCGCTACTGCAGCCTGAACAACAAACAGATTGACGGTGTCACCCGTGATGCCATGACCCTGCTCTGCAACTATGACTGGCCGGGTAACTGCCGAGAACTTGCCAACATCATTGAACATGCGGTCATCTTCAGCCGAGGCAGAACCCTTGACAAAGACAGCCTGCCATCCCAGATCAGAACCTCTGACCGCCACTCCAGTGGACTCACCCTGAACCTTGCCACAGCGACCCTGGCTGATGCCGAAAGCGCCCTGATTAAAAAAGTGCTGGAAGAATCCAACTGGAACCTGAAAAAGGCTGCCGAACTGCTGGATATTGCACGCGGGACCCTCTACGGGAAAATGGAAAAATATCACCTCACCAAGCCGGTCTGACGTCTGCCCCGCCACACTGCCGCAAACTGAACAGAAAGCCTTCAACACGCCCAACATATCGTATTAATTACGCGAACAAAAATACTCAGCCGACCAGTGCCGGTATTTGAACATATCCGCTACTCACTGTATCATACCTAAATTATTAACCAAATATCCAATCAGCCCGCCATCCGCCAAATACATGTCGAATATTGAACAGATTAGAGCGTCCGCCCGAATTTGAACACCTCCTCTGTCTGACCCAAAACTGCCAAACAGCATTTTAGATCCGTAAATCAAGCCACTTATGCCAAGCGGCACAGTTGTTGCTCAATTGATTAACTAAATCGCACAACTACGCGAATAAACTCATTAATAATATCTAACCCAACTCCTGCACGCACCGAACGGAGATGAACGACATGGCCAGAAGCCACTCCACAACCGGCAGACACCCCCACCGTCAGGCACGCGACGAGGATACCGTCTCGACTGCAGAGCGGATCATTGCAGCGACCCTGCAGCTGTTGTCAAGCCGCTGCCTCCATGCCATCTCGATTCGCGACATCGCCTCTGCAGCCCATGTCAACAGCGCCCTGATCTCGTATCACTTCAAGAACAAGGAAAACCTGTACAACACGGTGGTAGCCTCACAGTTCCAGGCCTATCAGCAGCAGGTCGTCTCTGCATTCAGCACCGAAGGCGATATCCGCAAGACGATCTGCACCGTCTGCCATCTGATCGCCTCCTTCCATCACTCGAACCCCTGCATGCTCATACTATATTTCAGAGAACTCACCAACCCGTCACCGGCCTACAAAACAATCATTCAACCCTGCATCAAGGAGGCCTCGGATAAATGCGTTGCCATGATCAAGGCCGGCATCCAGGCCGGGGTTATCGCTCCAGCAACAAATCCGCGCCATGTCACGCTGTCGCTGGTAGGCATGGTCAACTACTTCTTTATGACCAGGCAGATCATGCAGGACCTTGCCCTGGAACCGGCTAACAACGTTAACGAGTATATCGATTTTGTCTGCCAGACCATCTTGAAGTCGATCGTGGTTGAGTAAGCGTCAAAATCAAGTCCAGCTATCAGAGGAGGTGAAACACCAGACAGCATCTACTCCGCCAGACTCAGTCGTATTTGGAAACAAACGCACGTGCCGTAGAAACACAACATTTCATGAGGAGGAAAACATGCTGAAACGAAACATGATCAGTACCGCAGGATGCCTGCTGCTGTTCGCAGCTTCGTTGTTTACCGGCTGTTCCGGCGGCGGTGGTGGCGGCTCCACCCCTGCACCGAGCCAACCGGTTGTTGATGCCGCGACCATGAGCAATGAGACTCTGTCAGCCGTATCACTGCGAGCAACTGACATCAAGGTCACCATCAACAGTCCGCCGGTTGTCACCTTCAAGCTGTTGACAGCAGCCGGCAACCCGATCAAGGGGTTGGGTATCGCCTCAACATCAACACCAACCAGCCTTAACTACATGCGTTTTACCATTGCCAAACTGGTTCCAGGCACCAACAATGCCCCTGATCAGTGGGTCAACTACCTGGTTACCGCAACCAGCCGTCCAACCACTGAAAACGTGGCTGCCGGCCTGGTGGACAATGGTGATGGTTCCTATACCTACACCTTTGCCAAGAACATTACCGATCCGACCCAGACCAACGGTGTCACCTATCAACCGACCCTGACCCATCGTCTGGCCATCCAGATCTCCGGCACCATCCCCGGCACAGCCATCACTCTGGCAAACCCGGCTAACATCATCTATGACTTCATTCCGGCCACCGGCAAGGCAGTCAGCGCCACCGACACCCAGCGTGAGATCACCCTGATCGCCAAGTGTAACGAGTGCCATGAGAAGCTTGCCTTCCACGGCGGCGGTCGCGTTGAAACCAGATATTGCGTGGTCTGCCACACTGACCAGCGCAAGATCGGCCGCACCAATTCCGCCTCAACCGGCGGTGTATTTACCGGTACCACCTACATTGCCGACGGCGAAGTGCAGGGCGACTTTGCCATCATGGTTCACAAGATTCATATGGGTAACCGCCTGACCAAGACCGGTTACGACTATGCCGGCGTCAAGTATAATGATATCGGCTACTCCATGATCGATGGCCAGATCAACTGCCTCAAGTGCCATGTCAAGTCCGACGCCGCACCTCAGGGCGACAACTGGAAGGCCAAGCCGAGCCGTGCGGCCTGCGGTTCGTGCCATGACAACATCAACTTTGCCACCGGTGCAAACTCCAAGGCCGGCGGTGCTGTCCACATCATCCAGACCAGCGATGCCAACTGCTCCACCTGCCACACAACAGCCAACATCACTGAGATGCATGCCTCTGAAAACAACACCCCGAACAAGACCATGCTGAAGGCCGGCCTGGTGAACTTCACCTACGAAATCAAGAACGTGTCCGTCAGCACCGATAACCAGCCGGTAGTTACCTTCCGTATCCTCAAGGACGGCGCTGCCATCTCCCTGCCGCTGACCGGCTTCACCGGCGGCCCCAGCTTCCTGATCAGCTATGCCCTGCCCCAGGACGGTATTACACCGGTTGACTACAACAACCTGGGCAAATCAGCAGCGCAACCGGCCTCAGTCTCACTTGCCAACCTGATCAGCGGTGCCCAGGGCACCCTGACCGGCCCTGATGCCAGCGGCTACTACACCGCCACCATCAATGGCGCCTCCAATGCTGCCCGCTTCCCGGTCGGCGCCACCCTGCGTGCCGTTGCACTGCAAGGCTACTTTACCCAGGCTGCCGGCACCAACGGTATTGCCAGCGCAACAGCCCGTCATACCATTTCCGTGGTCAAGGCCGTCACCGGCGACACCGTACGCCGCACCGTGGTTGACAGTGCCAAGTGCGCCAAGTGCCATGAGTGGTTTGAAGGCCATGGCGGTAACCGTGTCTATGAAATGCAGGTCTGCGTCATGTGCCACAACCCCAACCTCTCCTCCAGCGGACGCGGCGCAAACGTTGCCAACCTGAGCGCAACCGAGGCAGCCAAACTGGCAGCAGCCGGTTACAGCACCACCGATCCAAGCGGCTGGCCTGAGGCCTCCAACAACTTCAAGGATCTGATTCACGGTATCCATGCCGGTTCCAAGCGCGCAGCCGACGGCGCACCGTACCGTTTTGTCCGTGACCGTGGCACCAGCGGTGTCTACTACTACGACTGGAGCAAGGTCACCTTCCCGGGCATCCTGAAGAACTGCGAGTCCTGCCACGTGGCAGGTACCTACAGCGGTACTCCCGCCAACACCCTGCGCAGCACGCAGAACACCAAGGATGCCGGCGGTCTCTTCACCAAGACCGTGCCGAATACCACTGACGTGATGCTGCCAGGCTTTACTTCAGCCTGCATTACCTGCCACGCCAGTGCCAATGCAGGCGCCCACAGCGTCTCCATGGGCGGTACCACCCTGACCGGCCAACTGCGCTCTGCAACAAATGCTGAGACCTGCGCAGCATGTCACAGCGCCGGCAAGACGGTTGACGCAGCAACGGTTCACAGGAGGTAGTTACAACCCGTTCAGCACCTGACAGCAGGGGCATGGGAAACCATGCCCCTGTACGCGCATCATTCTCTGGAACGAATATTTACCTAAACATATCGGATGTTTGCCAATGCAGACCATCGTCCCTGCCTGCTACACGGGCGGGAATCGCGATACACTTCACACCCTGCAGAAAGGAGGTTAATTTGATGGTACGGATGCCTAAGCGATTGCTGTACCCACTGCTTGGAGCCGCCCTCCTGATGCCTGTCAGCACGTCATGGGCTCTGGAACTCCATGGACGGTCATCAACCCAGTATTTATGGTTCAACAACATCTTCAACGACAAAAAACAGGCGGAATTTGCCCAGTATCTTCAATTTTCACTGAGCGACATCGATCCGGACAAAAAACTCACGTTGCACGGCTATGGACGGATTTCCCAGGATGTCATGAATGGTGAAGGCTTCGGTGAGCGCCTGTTTTATCTGTATGCCGATTACCGCGACCTGTTCAACAAGGTAGATATCAGGGCCGGACGCCAGTTCGTCAACTACGCCGCCGGCAGCGCCCTTATCGACGGCGGCATGGTCGATCTGAAAAATGTCGGACCGGTTGCCTTCTCGGTCATGGGAGGGCGCAACGTCTATTACGGCATTGACGGCGAACTGACCCATGCCGGTGATACCGTCTTTGGCGCAGCGGCCTACCTGACCGGCTATCCTGCCACCGATGCCGAGATCAGCTATTTTGTTAAACGCGACAATGACGGCATCGCCAGAGAGCAGATCGGCGCCATGTTCCGCCAGTATCTGTTCGGCGGGCTCAAGTTGTACGGCAACACCCGCTTTGACATGGCCAGCGAGAATTTTGATGAAATCCTGGCCGGAGCAAAGTACTTCGTCAACGAAAACCTGGTGCTTACCGGGGAATGGTTCCAGAGTTACCCGACCTTTGATTACACCTCGATTTACTCGGTATTTGCCGTGGACCGGTATCAGGAAGGCTCATTCCGGGCCGATTACACCATCAATCATATGTTTGCCGTACGGGGCGCCTACAAATATCAGGACTTTGGCGAAAACACCGAAGGGCATGTCTTTGAGGCAGGCCTGAAGGTCAGACCGATTGAAACCCTGATGCTGGACTTCGGCTATGACCGCCGTCACGGCTATGCCGGCGACCTGGACGGCTTCACCGTTGATGCCCAGTATGACGTGACCCCCAACCTGCAACTGGCTGGCGGCATGGCCTACGATGTCTACAAGAAGGACAGCATGACCGGCGATACCAATGCCCAGAGCTACTGGCTGGGTACTCGCTACAGGCTGAACAAGACCATGTCTGTTGACGCCCGGGTACAGGACAATATCAACGTTGGCCACTTCAGACACGACTGGTCAGGTCGGGTTGCTTTCAACTACGACTTCTAGGAAGGGGGGATTTTTGTGAAGAAAGTTTTTTTCATCTGCGCACTGCTCATCTACGGCCTGCTGATCTTCAATCAGCAGCAGTCCCGTGCCGAGAAAATGTCGCACAAGGACTTTGCCAAGATGGAACTGAAAGATTGCAACTCCTGTCACAAAGAACAGGGCATCCCCCTGACCCATGACAACGACTGGGCAGGCAGGCACCACCAGAACACCGACTGGATGGGTGAACACCGTGCACTGGCCGGTAAGGCCGGCACCAACTGTATCGAGTGCCACACGCAATCATTCTGTAACGACTGTCACACCGGTGGCGGCGTTGACGCAGCATTG
Above is a window of Trichlorobacter lovleyi SZ DNA encoding:
- a CDS encoding RelA/SpoT family protein; protein product: MIRLNDILDTVVTYNPSADLNLIRKAYVYCAKVHQGQTRLSGEPYIIHPLEVAGLLAGLKLDVPSIVTGFLHDTIEDTLTTSEELAEMFGKEVAELVDGVTKISKIHFKTKEENQAENFRKMLIAMANDIRVILVKLADRLHNMRTLQFQPDTKQRSISRETMDIYAPIAHRLGISWIKTELEDLSFRYLQPDVYFDLATKIQRKKQERESFIHEIQEAIRQKLVEHQIVGEVSGRSKHLYSIYRKMEKRKVDFEEIYDLTALRILVDDIKSCYEVLGLIHSSWRPIPGRFKDYIAMPKGNMYQSLHTTVIGPHGDRMEVQIRTHEMHRVAEAGIAAHWKYKEGKGYDEKEVKRFAWLRQLLEWQQELQDSREFMDSVKVELFPEEVYVFTPKGDVKGFPKGSTPIDFAYAVHTDVGHRCVGAKVNGKLVPLKHELQNGDIVEVITSPHHTPSKDWLKIVRSSRARNKIRAWIKIEERKRSIVLGRELCEKEFRKYSLNLQKVIKGGELRKIANEYGYNSEDDLLAAMGYGKVSAGQVISKLIPEERLQARQDQKESRITSVINKLKGRSSSAVEVGGMEDIMIRYAKCCNPLPGDEIVGFITRGQGVTIHTADCPFVAESDPERRIDVTWAKGKSAALPVRLRVFCMDEKGILANMTLAITNAEANIVSAQIKSTVDKRGENIFELNVTDLTHLNKVVNSLMKVKGVMKVERVKS
- the rpoZ gene encoding DNA-directed RNA polymerase subunit omega is translated as MARVTVEDCLEKVDNRFMLVMMASKRVKQLYKGAKPLIDPKNNRHVVTSLREIAAGKLSAELSSKRSA
- the gmk gene encoding guanylate kinase, which translates into the protein MQQEGLLIVISAPSGAGKTTLCNGLVSRFPALKESVSYTTRQPRPGEQDGVDYHFVSIERFKQMIAENGFAEWAEVHGNFYGTAIATLEQARIDGIDILLDIDCQGARILKDRGINGLFVFVLPPSMAELRRRLESRSSDAREVIERRIERATEEIREARWYDYIVVNDRLDEAHEALASLVTAARHTTARMLGQVSKMFDL
- a CDS encoding YicC/YloC family endoribonuclease; this encodes MIKSMTGYGKGESADPQGRCLVEIKTVNNRYGEVSVKMPRSFLAYEHEVRKAVGGLVKRGKADLFVQWEPAAGEVVVPPLNHAVARGYHQAFQELAHELHVSAEIPLSLILAQRNVLQEQTSEDQGDLLPLVLQAVVQALAGLDGMRLREGEALQADLKARRTELATLVAQVRERAPRVVEEYQQKLQQRLEKLLGGTELDPQRLAQEVALLADRCDITEELVRLESHFIQFDETLLLKEPVGRKLDFLMQEINREVNTIGSKANDSAITSLVVQMKAELEKMREQVQNIE
- a CDS encoding ATP-binding protein, yielding MSHTAHIRSRILIPLSLTFLVLLCGFLYSAFAIRGSGITHELEREHGETISIFKEMLASRIRLMTASAEVILNDPATQRAMRSRNRSALYAAALPYLRKLSANDVSHFYFHTPDAKSFLRVHQPDRYGDLISRDSMQRALKTGTATDALEMGPFGTLTLRLVIPWEDQSGRIGFLELGTEVNEILDDLSIINNIDYLVVLNKTLLDKKAMATGYAWVGRRIDWDKYPEKVIIAQSIPSIPPALDHLLSEETKKFSRNKAWNSAALDNRHYAFKTFPFHESSGREIGNFVLLYDITNQTRSFHHFIVYSLCFSCGISIFLFMFAWKILGRVEQTIEETQQQLSQEVVKTSEANALLESEVAERQKAEEALVHLNAHLEERIAERTVHLETATRELEQGRHELEKAYAELTSRQAIILHQDKMASIGLLAAGVAHDINNPIGFVTNNLEELRIYLTRLQAFIEEQQAIIQASAPPEELKKLHEDWNQLGIEYILDDFGALIAESLEGAGRVSDIVKNLRNFSRVDDFAFKLADINECLESSIKITQHELRHKAQVHRQFGEIPKIFCCPQQLNQAFMNLLVNAAHAIDKHGEVTLKSWSDSDGVHISIADTGCGIPDELLPKIFEPFFTTKEAGKGTGLGLSIVADIIKLHQGEINVQSRPGQGTTFTITLPVKSEVGDA
- a CDS encoding response regulator, with product MPDTLRLLCVDDEEHILKTLARFCHNEGITLLTAGSAAEALSILEREPVMIVISDYQMPEKNGLDFLSEVRSKWPQIVRIMLSGFIEPSAVSQALQQGEIFGFLPKPWQRNDLKNLIQTAAAQYRAGTTTERTAR